TTAAACTGCATATACCCATAACCCTCCCGCGAGTTCTGGCCGTTTACATCATTTATACTAATAATTCACCCCCAAAATTCTCTTGCAATTTCTTGAACGAATGCGAAAATTTCATGAGCCAGAAATGGATTCCTATTTATGAAAAAAAACCTCTCTTTACTTTTAATCATCTTATTCTCTTTCCCAATACTTGCCATCAATACCGTCATTCTTAAAAATGGAAAGACCCTAAAAGGAAAAGTCACCGATCAAAATGAACGTGGACTCACGGTGCAAACGGCAGAAGGACCACAAACCATTTCCAAATCCCAAATCTTAAAAGTTGTCTATAAAGACATCAGCGAACAAGAAGCTGAAAAAGTACGCATCGCCGAAGAAAAGAAATTAAAAGAGAAAGAAGAAAAGGAAAAAGCAAAACTCGAAAAAGAACGACTCATCGCAGAAGCCAAAGAACAAAAACGTCTGGAAGAAGAAGCTAAATTATCAGAACAAACAAGACTCGCAGATGAAAAAAACAAAGAAACACTAGCAGAAAGAGAAGCCAAAGCAGAAGCAGAATGGTTAGCCAATCGAAAACTGGGTCCCTCCCCTGCTGTTAACCAATGTGGCGGTCGCTTAGCAATCCTTTGGCGATCTGCCGTTTTACCAGGATGGGGACAACTTTGCGGAGGATACTATGTGTCGGCCGGATCGTTTAGTACATTATTTTTGGGAACTCTCATATACACTCTCGGACCACTGCATACAGAAGAAAAAAATGCACAGTCTCATTATGATAAGATGATATTATTCAACCAAATCGGAGGACCAGGGACTCGGTTCAATGCTCAAAACATAAGTTTGCCATCTGAGTTTGTTACGGGCTTTCTAGAAACTTCAATCGCGGAAGATTTTATCACAAAAAGTAAAAATAATGCAAAGGAAACAAATACCAAATACTTGGCGGGACTTGGTACAGCCGGAATTATATACATCACCAACCTTGTTCATGCCTATATGATTGGACGCGACCGTTACCCAGACCGACCGACTGTGACGACCGGAGGAAAACAATTCAGAGAAGGTTTGGACTTCGATTCAGGCTGGGATAAACCTTATTCCATAACAGGCATACGCCCCCAAACAAATTCAGTATATGCTGAAGTTCGATATTCCATTCTATTTTAAGGAGCCTCCGATGAAAAAGTCATTCCTAACCATCCTAATACTGATATTTTCTTTCCAATGTAAAATTTTTAAACCTTCTGATCTTGACCCTTCTCAAGATTTGGGGACTTTACAAACCTTACTGCGTTATCTCGCTTTGGCAGATGCATTCAATACATATAGCCAAACTGTAGCGTTTATGAAATTTACCGATTCCAATGGAAATCCTTATAACGCTTACAAAGTTGAGTATTCTGTTTTCAATGAAGCGGATGAAAATGGCACTCCCACTTCACCTTACGGTGAAACAGGAAACATTCAGACCTATACGCTCACATTAGATGCAAATGGTAGAGGATTTTTATCCTTTAGTGAAAGAGGCATTGCAACGCTTACTGTTAAAACTCCTGCCGACATTATTGTAGGCAATGCCAGTTTTCGAATCTATAATGGAATCACCAAACAATCCTTTTCTCTTTTAAGCCAAAGTGGAGCC
The DNA window shown above is from Leptospira brenneri and carries:
- a CDS encoding LA_0442/LA_0875 N-terminal domain-containing protein, with amino-acid sequence MKKNLSLLLIILFSFPILAINTVILKNGKTLKGKVTDQNERGLTVQTAEGPQTISKSQILKVVYKDISEQEAEKVRIAEEKKLKEKEEKEKAKLEKERLIAEAKEQKRLEEEAKLSEQTRLADEKNKETLAEREAKAEAEWLANRKLGPSPAVNQCGGRLAILWRSAVLPGWGQLCGGYYVSAGSFSTLFLGTLIYTLGPLHTEEKNAQSHYDKMILFNQIGGPGTRFNAQNISLPSEFVTGFLETSIAEDFITKSKNNAKETNTKYLAGLGTAGIIYITNLVHAYMIGRDRYPDRPTVTTGGKQFREGLDFDSGWDKPYSITGIRPQTNSVYAEVRYSILF